The Coraliomargarita sinensis genome has a segment encoding these proteins:
- the nadD gene encoding nicotinate-nucleotide adenylyltransferase, whose product MTTQEHQATHKPRIALYGGAFDPVHRAHLEVARAARRQASLDRVAFIPAAQSPLKAHSPVASDAARLKMLELALAGEAGFVIDDSELKRGGVSYTVDTVQAFKARMPDADLYWIIGGDQLEQLDRWHAIRELAQAVTFLVLARPGYQLSAPGVSGLKYETIDAPLMEESSTSIRERIVNGESVIGLLPQSVEAFIREEGLYT is encoded by the coding sequence ATGACGACTCAAGAGCATCAGGCAACCCATAAGCCGCGGATCGCACTCTACGGAGGTGCGTTTGATCCGGTGCACCGTGCGCACTTGGAAGTGGCCCGTGCTGCCCGAAGGCAGGCATCTCTTGACCGGGTGGCTTTCATCCCGGCAGCCCAGTCTCCGCTGAAAGCGCACAGCCCCGTCGCCAGCGATGCGGCGCGCCTTAAAATGCTCGAACTCGCATTGGCCGGCGAGGCGGGCTTCGTGATTGATGATTCGGAATTAAAACGTGGCGGGGTCAGTTACACCGTGGACACGGTACAAGCGTTCAAAGCGCGCATGCCGGACGCGGACCTCTACTGGATCATTGGCGGCGATCAACTCGAGCAACTCGACCGCTGGCATGCGATCAGAGAATTGGCGCAGGCGGTTACTTTTCTGGTCTTGGCCCGGCCCGGGTATCAGTTGTCTGCTCCGGGGGTGTCCGGGCTCAAATACGAGACAATTGATGCACCTTTGATGGAAGAGAGCTCCACCTCGATTCGGGAACGAATTGTGAATGGAGAGTCCGTAATTGGACTGCTGCCACAATCAGTTGAAGCTTTCATTCGGGAAGAGGGCCTGTATACCTAA
- the rsfS gene encoding ribosome silencing factor, with amino-acid sequence MPDKRNFTRKKTLEEMRCAIAAIEDKKGESIKVLDVRGKSSITDYMILVSATSEPHVKALKTTLDAKLKEAGVQLIGQEREIGSGWLVIDAFDFMVHLQTEEMRDYYKLDQLWSDAPVITLP; translated from the coding sequence ATGCCAGATAAGAGAAATTTCACCCGAAAGAAGACATTAGAAGAAATGCGCTGCGCTATCGCCGCGATCGAAGACAAGAAAGGGGAATCGATCAAAGTGCTGGACGTTCGTGGCAAGTCATCGATTACGGATTACATGATTCTTGTCAGCGCGACCTCGGAGCCACACGTCAAGGCGCTGAAAACCACTCTCGATGCAAAACTCAAGGAGGCCGGGGTACAACTGATCGGGCAGGAACGGGAGATCGGCAGTGGCTGGCTGGTCATTGATGCCTTTGATTTTATGGTACACCTGCAAACCGAGGAAATGCGCGATTATTACAAGCTGGATCAGTTATGGAGCGACGCGCCGGTTATTACGCTTCCGTAA
- a CDS encoding exopolysaccharide biosynthesis protein: MQTDQDSAQHVPLGQALEALLKTEDARGPSISEITGAVGEKGFGLVLMVLSLPSALPVPAPGYSTPFGIVIGLIALQMILGRQALWIPEKLKGVRIKPSLANRMLGTAAKFLKKIERLIRPRQRWIRSRAGQAGLACVILIMACLMMLPIPLTNTFPAMVIFLIGIGLSEEDGLLALGAFAVGLLAIALYAAVIYIFLTQGPEAVDGIKDWIKARLGMGD; encoded by the coding sequence ATGCAAACCGACCAGGATTCAGCCCAACATGTGCCACTCGGCCAAGCGCTCGAAGCATTACTCAAGACAGAGGATGCACGGGGCCCGTCAATCAGCGAAATCACGGGGGCCGTCGGCGAGAAAGGCTTTGGTCTGGTATTGATGGTGCTTTCCCTACCGAGTGCCCTGCCCGTTCCCGCACCGGGCTACAGCACCCCCTTCGGCATCGTGATCGGGCTTATCGCGTTGCAAATGATACTCGGCCGGCAAGCTCTCTGGATTCCGGAAAAGCTTAAAGGCGTCCGCATCAAACCTTCCCTGGCCAATCGAATGCTCGGGACGGCCGCCAAATTCCTGAAAAAGATTGAGCGCCTTATTCGCCCGAGACAGCGCTGGATTCGATCCCGGGCCGGGCAAGCAGGGCTGGCCTGCGTCATTCTGATCATGGCCTGCCTGATGATGCTGCCCATTCCCCTGACCAATACCTTCCCTGCCATGGTGATCTTTCTGATCGGAATCGGGCTCTCCGAAGAAGACGGCCTGCTCGCTCTGGGGGCTTTTGCGGTCGGCCTGCTCGCGATCGCCCTCTATGCGGCCGTCATCTATATATTCCTCACCCAGGGCCCCGAAGCAGTCGACGGCATTAAAGACTGGATCAAAGCACGACTGGGAATGGGTGACTAG
- a CDS encoding Gfo/Idh/MocA family protein has protein sequence MKKNSIQRRDFIRAGAATGAGLMILPTGTLFGDNKPSNRLNVALIGAYGRARAHYGTLKDENVVAICDVNQLNIPFAAKEFPDAKVYEDWRKCLDHPGLDAVLCCTTDHTHAFIANWALNRDLHVYMEKPLAITVNEARTVRETYLQKKHKLATQVGMQRHALPNFNRLRECIHDGVIGDLKEVYVWGNRQIPKPGYLPGGHDVPSTLNWDLWLGPSPEHPFNPEYVSGRPGANCLNWNMYWDFGIGQMGDMGSHTMDLAWNVLDAELPTKVVSKSPEEFNPEVTPVNLTTSLMLPANSWRDEIRCTWFQGGAMPKSPNRWIDLNRIGHGAMFKGEKGFVITDFTKRLILPDGRSGNMSYYKPRPEDELIDDLGNFQKQWTQACKNGKPADTACNFEYSANMIENMCLGLVAFRAGTDLEYDAANGVVTNNAAANQYLTKPYRKGWTLNG, from the coding sequence ATGAAAAAGAACAGTATTCAACGTCGCGACTTCATTCGTGCCGGAGCAGCGACTGGCGCCGGCTTAATGATTCTGCCAACAGGCACACTTTTTGGTGATAATAAACCGAGTAACCGGCTCAATGTGGCCCTGATCGGCGCGTACGGCCGTGCCCGCGCGCACTATGGCACCCTTAAGGATGAGAACGTGGTGGCGATCTGCGACGTGAATCAGCTGAACATCCCCTTTGCTGCCAAGGAGTTTCCCGACGCGAAAGTCTACGAGGATTGGCGGAAGTGCCTCGACCACCCCGGCCTTGACGCCGTGCTCTGCTGCACCACCGACCACACGCACGCCTTCATCGCGAATTGGGCGCTGAACCGCGACCTTCACGTTTACATGGAGAAGCCCCTGGCGATTACCGTGAACGAGGCACGGACCGTACGTGAAACCTATTTACAAAAGAAGCACAAGCTGGCCACCCAGGTCGGTATGCAGCGTCACGCGCTTCCGAACTTCAACCGCCTGCGTGAGTGTATTCACGACGGTGTGATCGGTGACCTGAAAGAGGTGTATGTTTGGGGGAACCGTCAAATTCCCAAGCCCGGCTATCTTCCGGGCGGACACGATGTGCCTTCGACCTTGAACTGGGACCTCTGGCTTGGGCCATCGCCCGAGCATCCTTTCAACCCCGAGTATGTTTCCGGTCGCCCCGGTGCCAATTGCCTGAACTGGAACATGTACTGGGACTTCGGTATCGGCCAAATGGGCGATATGGGCAGTCACACCATGGATCTGGCGTGGAATGTTCTGGATGCAGAGCTGCCCACCAAGGTGGTTTCGAAGTCGCCGGAAGAGTTCAATCCGGAGGTCACTCCGGTCAACCTCACGACGAGCCTGATGTTGCCCGCAAACAGTTGGCGCGACGAAATTCGCTGCACCTGGTTCCAGGGCGGGGCGATGCCGAAATCGCCCAACCGTTGGATTGACCTGAACAGAATCGGTCACGGTGCCATGTTCAAGGGCGAAAAGGGCTTTGTCATTACCGATTTCACAAAGCGGTTGATTCTGCCGGACGGCCGGTCGGGCAATATGAGCTACTACAAGCCGCGTCCGGAAGACGAGTTGATTGATGATCTGGGCAACTTCCAGAAGCAATGGACCCAGGCTTGTAAAAATGGTAAACCCGCCGACACCGCGTGCAACTTTGAGTACAGCGCCAATATGATCGAAAACATGTGTCTCGGTCTCGTCGCATTCCGTGCCGGCACGGATCTGGAGTATGACGCCGCCAACGGGGTGGTGACGAATAATGCTGCCGCCAACCAGTATTTGACCAAACCTTACCGCAAGGGTTGGACCCTGAACGGGTAG
- a CDS encoding S8 family peptidase, which translates to MKAFRIYFVFAILIIVGGMLGVYLALQQLEPSSGADDEQGATSEQVFFDFPEVKTDSVQDVLPELPPEAVPGEYVIHFGSRRDYLAYIAALMEAGHKPLGQIDELLAVRIPDDALLSVNFGRYGARASYSHRVKQPLPPVEIDPVALAGLRGYGASARSIVKGLPQGDGSGVIVAILDSGIKAHPQFDDVYIVNIDLAGGGVAGPGAAHGTSVASIIAGKEGIAPNAELFVVRVLDDEGQGNSYHVAEGIVQAVDMGVKVINMSLGVYEDSLLMRQAVKYASDRGVLLVAAAGNDGYDRMPFPAAYDQVLSVTALDAKGSQAVFPNQSQKIDFAAPGIGIRTAKEDEGTILFSGTSAAAPFVSGTLASLMSGEEAMSGDEAVKLLRRYLNDAGAPGPDPVYGAGLLDWDRLRERATPGILDIALAGIHLSADAQPGTNMPVEVTVQNRGTKWFNEAQLEVLINDSEPMSFTIGTLGPGQTTTRKVYAQLPSIDSEQTLDLAARVLPEDLNEDVRLENNLKAIQYRPR; encoded by the coding sequence ATGAAGGCTTTCCGGATTTATTTTGTTTTTGCTATTCTCATTATCGTCGGGGGCATGCTGGGTGTTTATCTGGCCTTGCAGCAACTCGAACCTTCTTCGGGGGCGGATGATGAACAGGGGGCGACCAGCGAGCAGGTCTTTTTTGATTTCCCGGAGGTGAAGACCGATTCTGTGCAGGATGTATTGCCGGAATTGCCGCCTGAAGCCGTTCCCGGAGAGTATGTGATTCATTTTGGCAGTCGCAGGGACTACCTGGCTTATATTGCCGCTTTGATGGAAGCCGGCCACAAACCTCTCGGCCAGATCGATGAATTGCTGGCCGTGCGCATTCCGGACGACGCGCTCCTTTCGGTGAATTTCGGCCGATATGGCGCCAGGGCCAGTTATTCGCACCGGGTGAAGCAGCCTTTGCCCCCCGTGGAAATCGACCCGGTGGCACTGGCCGGATTACGTGGCTACGGAGCTTCCGCACGATCCATCGTGAAGGGACTGCCCCAAGGCGACGGTTCCGGAGTGATCGTCGCAATTCTCGATTCGGGGATTAAAGCACATCCGCAATTTGATGATGTCTACATTGTAAACATCGACCTGGCCGGTGGGGGCGTAGCCGGTCCGGGTGCTGCCCACGGCACTTCCGTCGCTTCCATTATTGCCGGGAAAGAGGGCATTGCGCCCAACGCCGAGCTCTTTGTCGTTCGCGTTCTCGATGATGAGGGACAGGGCAACAGTTATCATGTCGCGGAAGGAATTGTGCAGGCCGTGGACATGGGCGTTAAAGTCATCAATATGAGCCTGGGAGTGTATGAGGATTCCCTACTGATGCGACAGGCGGTTAAATATGCCAGTGACCGGGGGGTTCTTCTCGTCGCAGCCGCGGGGAATGACGGTTATGACCGCATGCCTTTTCCAGCGGCTTATGATCAAGTTCTTTCGGTCACTGCGCTGGATGCCAAAGGCAGTCAGGCGGTTTTCCCCAACCAATCCCAAAAGATTGATTTTGCGGCGCCCGGTATCGGAATTCGCACGGCCAAGGAAGATGAAGGGACAATACTCTTTTCCGGGACCTCGGCGGCCGCTCCCTTTGTCAGCGGAACCTTGGCGTCGTTGATGTCCGGTGAAGAAGCCATGTCCGGTGATGAAGCGGTCAAGTTGCTCCGGCGCTATCTGAACGATGCAGGTGCGCCCGGGCCTGATCCGGTGTACGGTGCCGGATTGTTGGACTGGGACCGTTTGCGTGAACGGGCGACCCCCGGGATTCTCGATATTGCTCTGGCCGGGATTCATCTGAGTGCCGATGCTCAGCCCGGCACCAACATGCCGGTCGAAGTCACCGTGCAAAACAGGGGGACCAAGTGGTTTAACGAAGCGCAGCTGGAGGTCTTGATCAATGACAGTGAGCCCATGTCATTCACGATTGGTACGCTTGGCCCCGGGCAGACCACCACGCGCAAGGTTTACGCACAGTTGCCCTCTATCGACAGTGAGCAGACGCTTGATCTCGCCGCCCGCGTCTTACCCGAAGATCTCAATGAGGATGTCCGTCTCGAGAATAATTTGAAGGCGATCCAGTACCGGCCCCGATAA
- a CDS encoding glycosyltransferase, with amino-acid sequence MPVWNDSARLAKFGPKMAEALSQSELPVRWIVADDGSSEEEKTQVKKLVESFREIYPGVEAMCFRERSHKGGAIYSAWEACPEATWLGFVDCDGAVDAPSTVRLMEAALSSGAESGCVGVRHNSEQTPLQRPLGRLISFYLFSFLVHALIGIRFEDTQCGAKFIPGVGFREVAENLRERGFIFDVELLLALDQAGYTVNEMRIPWREIPGGKVHPLRDAWAMIAGLLRIRRRMRLGAY; translated from the coding sequence ATGCCCGTGTGGAACGACTCGGCGCGCCTGGCGAAATTCGGGCCGAAGATGGCCGAAGCCCTGAGTCAATCCGAACTCCCCGTCCGGTGGATCGTCGCGGATGACGGTTCCTCCGAAGAAGAAAAGACTCAGGTCAAAAAACTGGTCGAATCATTTCGTGAAATTTACCCCGGAGTGGAGGCGATGTGCTTTCGTGAACGCTCGCATAAGGGAGGCGCGATTTATTCCGCATGGGAGGCCTGTCCTGAGGCCACCTGGCTCGGCTTCGTCGACTGTGATGGCGCTGTGGATGCGCCGTCGACGGTTCGCCTGATGGAGGCGGCTCTTTCAAGCGGTGCCGAAAGCGGTTGTGTGGGCGTGCGGCACAATTCAGAGCAGACTCCGCTCCAGCGCCCGCTCGGACGGCTGATTTCCTTCTATCTCTTTTCCTTCCTCGTGCACGCACTGATCGGTATTCGTTTCGAGGATACACAGTGTGGCGCCAAGTTTATCCCGGGAGTGGGGTTTCGCGAAGTTGCGGAAAACCTGCGCGAGCGGGGCTTTATCTTTGATGTCGAACTACTGCTGGCCCTGGACCAGGCCGGTTACACCGTGAATGAGATGCGTATCCCCTGGCGGGAGATTCCTGGGGGCAAGGTGCACCCGCTCCGCGACGCCTGGGCCATGATTGCCGGGTTGTTGCGCATTCGCCGACGGATGCGTTTGGGTGCGTATTGA
- a CDS encoding type 1 glutamine amidotransferase, with amino-acid sequence MHIICFQHVPFEGPAAIADWADSRGHALECIRLFDNEPTPPCDSYDMLLIMGGPMNIDEETEHPWLTAEKAAIREAIQAGKIVVGICLGAQLIADALGAKVERGPQAEIGWLPIEKSPEASQALRLPDSLRVFHWHGDSFTLPVGAVRIASSAACPHQGFLYQERVLALQCHLESTPASMHALIDACEDEIGIGPYIQDASTMRSEPETTFRNMQAVLFQLLDRISCHG; translated from the coding sequence ATGCATATAATCTGCTTCCAACACGTGCCTTTCGAAGGCCCGGCCGCGATCGCGGATTGGGCCGACTCGCGCGGGCATGCCCTGGAATGCATCCGGTTATTCGACAATGAGCCGACACCCCCCTGTGACAGCTACGATATGCTTTTGATTATGGGTGGCCCCATGAATATTGACGAGGAAACCGAACACCCGTGGTTGACCGCTGAAAAGGCGGCGATCCGGGAGGCCATCCAGGCCGGTAAAATCGTGGTCGGCATTTGCCTCGGTGCGCAGCTGATCGCTGATGCTCTGGGAGCAAAGGTTGAGCGCGGGCCACAAGCCGAAATCGGCTGGCTACCGATTGAGAAGAGCCCGGAGGCGTCACAAGCGCTCCGCCTCCCCGATTCGCTGCGCGTCTTTCATTGGCACGGTGACAGTTTTACCCTTCCCGTCGGAGCCGTGCGTATCGCCTCCAGTGCCGCTTGTCCCCATCAAGGTTTTCTCTATCAGGAGCGTGTGCTCGCGTTGCAGTGTCACCTCGAAAGCACCCCCGCAAGCATGCATGCACTGATCGATGCCTGCGAAGATGAAATTGGCATTGGACCCTACATTCAGGACGCCTCCACCATGCGCTCGGAACCGGAAACTACGTTCCGGAACATGCAAGCCGTGCTCTTTCAACTACTTGATCGGATAAGCTGCCATGGTTGA
- a CDS encoding ThuA domain-containing protein, producing MKTQKLLLFFTAFLLFGAVSLQADKKAEPWIKALLVTGGCCHDYNQQREILPAAVDLKSKLKVEWTIYHQRTSKGNRKLALYNNPDWADGYDVVVHNECFANIPSGNEAFVENILRPHRDGVPAVLVHCSMHSYRTGENREAWWEFCGLYTQRHDKRYPFEVELVAPEHEAIKGMTNWKTPQGELYLIKKTYPTMTPLAQSRAEKDGQFHTNIWVNEYGPKKTRVFATTIGHHNETMLQDEYMEMFTRGLLWAIGKPVAENINTTK from the coding sequence ATGAAGACACAGAAACTTCTACTTTTTTTTACAGCATTTCTCCTGTTCGGGGCAGTTTCCCTCCAGGCGGACAAGAAAGCGGAGCCATGGATCAAGGCACTCCTGGTGACCGGTGGGTGTTGCCACGACTACAACCAACAGCGGGAAATCCTGCCGGCAGCGGTCGATTTGAAGTCGAAGCTGAAAGTTGAATGGACGATTTACCACCAACGCACCTCAAAAGGGAACCGTAAGCTGGCACTCTATAATAATCCGGACTGGGCCGACGGTTACGACGTGGTCGTGCACAATGAATGCTTTGCCAATATCCCTTCCGGCAACGAGGCTTTTGTGGAAAATATCCTCAGGCCGCATCGCGATGGGGTGCCGGCGGTTTTAGTGCATTGTTCCATGCATTCTTATCGAACCGGCGAGAATCGGGAGGCGTGGTGGGAGTTCTGTGGTCTCTACACCCAGCGGCACGATAAAAGGTATCCCTTCGAGGTCGAGTTGGTCGCCCCGGAGCATGAAGCCATAAAGGGGATGACGAATTGGAAAACGCCGCAGGGAGAGCTTTATTTGATCAAAAAGACTTACCCCACCATGACGCCACTGGCTCAATCCAGGGCGGAAAAAGACGGCCAATTTCACACCAACATCTGGGTGAACGAATATGGGCCCAAAAAGACGCGGGTTTTTGCCACCACGATTGGTCATCACAACGAAACCATGCTACAGGATGAGTACATGGAAATGTTCACCCGTGGCTTACTCTGGGCGATCGGGAAACCGGTGGCCGAAAATATTAATACCACGAAATAA
- the lipA gene encoding lipoyl synthase, translating into MSERKPDWLRAKLPTSKEYKEVRAIVDSHDLHTVCKSAQCPNMGECWSRGTATVMILGNICTRSCRFCAIQTGRPTELDLGEPARVAESIAKMDLKHTVITSVARDDLKDGGASVWAATIRAVHNRVPECAVEVLTADFRGQQEYLDVVLDACPDIFNHNLETVKRLQRPIRKTARYDRSLWVLEHAKSRGFITKSGIMLGIGEKEDEIKEVLQDMVNVGVDVLTIGQYLQPSKEHQPIDRWVHPDEFKRWKDFALEIGFGVCESGPMIRSSYHAEEQSAKYDVRARRRAMQAEMKAAKEVELLSGV; encoded by the coding sequence ATGAGTGAAAGAAAACCAGATTGGCTGCGCGCCAAGTTACCGACCAGCAAGGAATACAAGGAAGTCCGGGCGATCGTGGACTCCCACGACTTGCATACGGTCTGTAAAAGTGCGCAGTGCCCCAACATGGGTGAATGCTGGTCGCGTGGCACCGCTACGGTCATGATCCTGGGCAATATCTGCACGCGTTCCTGTCGCTTCTGCGCGATTCAAACCGGTCGTCCCACCGAGCTGGACCTCGGCGAGCCGGCCCGCGTCGCCGAGTCCATTGCCAAGATGGACCTGAAACATACGGTCATCACCTCAGTCGCCCGTGACGATTTGAAAGACGGCGGCGCCTCGGTTTGGGCGGCAACTATCCGGGCGGTCCACAACCGCGTGCCGGAATGCGCGGTCGAGGTGCTGACAGCTGACTTTCGCGGACAACAGGAGTACCTTGATGTCGTACTCGATGCCTGCCCCGATATTTTTAATCACAACCTTGAAACCGTAAAGCGGCTGCAGCGTCCGATCCGAAAGACGGCACGCTACGACCGCTCGCTCTGGGTACTGGAACACGCCAAGTCGCGCGGATTTATCACCAAGTCCGGTATCATGCTGGGAATCGGCGAGAAAGAAGACGAGATCAAGGAAGTGTTGCAGGATATGGTCAATGTCGGCGTGGACGTGCTGACCATCGGGCAATACCTGCAGCCCTCCAAGGAACACCAGCCCATCGACCGCTGGGTCCATCCGGACGAGTTCAAGCGCTGGAAAGACTTCGCCCTGGAAATCGGTTTCGGTGTTTGTGAGTCTGGCCCGATGATCCGCTCCTCGTACCATGCCGAAGAGCAATCCGCCAAATACGACGTGCGTGCCCGCCGTCGTGCCATGCAGGCGGAAATGAAAGCCGCCAAGGAAGTCGAGCTTCTGAGCGGTGTGTAA
- the lipB gene encoding lipoyl(octanoyl) transferase LipB: MVEIEIIDWGRTRYAEAFEEQKARVARRKAGDCGDALIFTEHDPVYTMGLRKGADQHLIWDEATLAEHGVEVFKSNRGGDITYHGPGQIVGYPILSLHARKDLHAYLRDLEEVVIRTLTGFGLESARREGKTGIWLETRKICAIGVAVKSWITYHGFALNVAPDLNHFNGIVPCGITDGTVTSMANELGYSIGMADVKAALAVEFRKVFANTATDNE, from the coding sequence ATGGTTGAGATCGAAATCATCGACTGGGGGCGCACCCGCTACGCCGAAGCTTTTGAAGAACAGAAAGCGCGGGTTGCCCGGCGCAAGGCGGGGGACTGCGGCGATGCCCTGATTTTCACGGAGCACGACCCCGTTTACACAATGGGCCTGCGCAAGGGTGCCGACCAACATCTGATCTGGGACGAGGCGACCCTGGCCGAACATGGCGTGGAGGTCTTTAAAAGTAATCGCGGCGGCGACATCACCTATCACGGGCCGGGGCAAATTGTCGGCTACCCTATTCTCTCGCTACATGCGCGCAAAGACCTGCATGCCTACCTCCGGGATCTGGAAGAAGTGGTCATCCGCACCCTCACGGGATTCGGGCTGGAGAGTGCCCGGCGCGAGGGCAAGACCGGGATCTGGCTGGAAACCCGAAAAATCTGCGCGATCGGAGTGGCGGTGAAAAGCTGGATTACCTACCATGGTTTTGCACTCAACGTCGCCCCCGACCTGAACCACTTCAACGGTATCGTGCCCTGCGGCATCACCGACGGAACCGTCACTTCTATGGCAAATGAGCTAGGCTACTCAATCGGAATGGCGGACGTAAAAGCGGCTTTAGCGGTTGAATTTCGAAAAGTTTTTGCAAACACTGCGACGGATAATGAGTGA
- a CDS encoding flippase activity-associated protein Agl23: MFLAILTMRERCFIWIGWFAVMALALWLRIDDLDARPIHFDEATGAHIFSQRFEEQGYRFDPTHYHGPFLSLSTWPLAKIFGQDSWQALSLNMLRTNAVIAGMLLVLTPLLWLKVIGPRAALGAAALLACSPLLVYYNRMYIHESWVALFGMLTAAGVYYVVQRPTPLRAVLAGVAAGLMFATKETVVISLFCWALAGVASWWLMRLGAEASTPPKQLTGYLKPALWFSISMLLTGAIFYGETLIDAFRTYFVYETTFGHEKPFSYYFSMLLLPKHALGMWWSEAGLALLGVLACVMVACKKRGLSVVTFLALSVLAHLLVYSLIAYKTPWLVLLPWSLACLLGGFVFSRTIRPSGLLKPALLYGCFGLCLLYQTHQSLQASGRLSNHADNPYAYVPTSKNMTQLPAWLNDLEAFTKDQSIEPIAVVGSSYWPLPWYLREFELVGYWPDPTEDIASFPIIFAMPEHTRLANELYGDTHTQLPRTLRSNVPINLYLKKEIWDAWTAPPNE; this comes from the coding sequence ATGTTCTTAGCAATACTCACCATGCGAGAACGTTGCTTTATATGGATTGGCTGGTTTGCCGTCATGGCGCTGGCGTTATGGCTCCGTATCGATGATTTGGATGCGCGCCCGATTCACTTTGATGAAGCGACCGGAGCTCATATTTTCTCCCAGAGATTCGAGGAACAGGGCTACCGCTTTGACCCGACCCACTACCACGGCCCTTTTCTTTCCCTCAGCACCTGGCCGCTCGCCAAGATATTTGGCCAAGACAGCTGGCAGGCGCTCAGTTTGAACATGCTGCGAACGAATGCCGTGATCGCGGGGATGCTGCTGGTACTCACCCCTTTGCTCTGGTTGAAGGTCATCGGCCCCCGTGCCGCTCTGGGCGCCGCCGCCCTCCTCGCTTGCTCGCCATTGCTGGTCTACTATAACCGGATGTATATTCACGAGAGTTGGGTGGCCCTCTTCGGCATGCTCACCGCCGCCGGGGTCTATTACGTGGTGCAACGACCTACCCCTCTGCGCGCCGTTCTCGCCGGGGTGGCTGCCGGCCTTATGTTCGCCACCAAGGAAACCGTCGTGATTTCACTATTCTGCTGGGCTCTGGCCGGAGTCGCCTCTTGGTGGTTGATGCGGCTTGGCGCCGAGGCGTCCACCCCGCCCAAACAGCTCACGGGCTACCTCAAACCCGCGCTATGGTTCAGCATCAGCATGTTGCTTACCGGAGCCATATTTTACGGTGAGACGCTCATCGATGCCTTCCGCACCTACTTCGTTTATGAAACGACCTTCGGGCACGAGAAGCCTTTCAGCTACTATTTCAGTATGCTCCTGCTCCCCAAACACGCGCTCGGCATGTGGTGGAGCGAGGCGGGCCTTGCCCTGCTCGGAGTTCTGGCCTGCGTCATGGTCGCCTGCAAGAAGCGGGGATTGTCGGTGGTGACATTCCTTGCCCTCTCAGTACTCGCCCATCTGCTGGTTTACAGCCTCATTGCTTATAAAACGCCCTGGCTGGTGCTACTGCCATGGTCTCTGGCCTGTCTTTTGGGCGGCTTCGTCTTCTCCAGAACAATCCGGCCTTCAGGCTTGTTGAAACCGGCACTCTTGTATGGCTGTTTCGGGCTCTGTCTACTCTACCAAACCCATCAGAGCCTGCAGGCCAGCGGGCGCCTCTCCAACCACGCCGACAACCCCTATGCTTATGTGCCCACCAGCAAGAACATGACGCAGCTGCCCGCCTGGCTGAATGATCTGGAAGCGTTTACCAAAGACCAGTCCATCGAGCCGATCGCAGTGGTCGGCTCGTCCTATTGGCCGCTACCGTGGTACTTGCGTGAATTCGAACTGGTGGGTTATTGGCCCGATCCGACAGAGGATATTGCAAGTTTCCCCATTATCTTCGCCATGCCGGAACATACCCGCCTTGCCAACGAACTGTATGGTGACACCCACACGCAACTTCCGAGAACGTTACGAAGTAATGTACCCATCAACCTCTATTTGAAAAAAGAAATCTGGGACGCCTGGACAGCACCGCCGAACGAATGA